In Nitrospira defluvii, the sequence AAACCGGTGGCCTGGCGGATGTCGTCGGTGCGCTCGCCGTTGCGTGTGCCTCGCTCGGGCACGATGTCGCCGTGGTATTGCCCGCCTATCGCCAGGTAGATGCGCTCGGTTATGAGATGGCTGATCTCTGTACCCTGTCGATTGCCATCGGGGACGGGATGCTTGACCCTCGCATTCAAGAGGTGTTCATTCCTGCGCTGCGGGTTTCGGGTCCCGGGCGCTTGCGTATCTTCTTAGTTCGGCATGATCCGTTTTTCTCGAGGCCTGGTCTGTATCAGGAGGCCGGCCGTGATTATCCGGACAACCTCGAGCGGTTTGTGCTGTTTTGCCGAAGTGTGATGGAACTGCTGCTGCATCTCCATCGCACGGAACAGTGGCAAACGGATGTGTTGCATCTTCACGACTGGCAGGCGGCACTCTGTGCCGTCTATCTGCGGAACCTGTATCACGAGCAGCCCTCGCTCAGTCGGACTCGAAGCGTATTGACGATTCACAATCTGGGCTATCAAGGATTGTTTCCTGCAGAACAGTTTCCTGTGACGGGACTACTCGGCAGTCTGTTTACGCCTGCTGCGCTTGAGTTTTACGGGCGGGTGAATGTGTTGAAGGGGGGGCTGGTGTTTGCCGATCGTCTGACCACGGTGAGTCCGACCTACAGTCAGGAGATTCAGACCGCTGAATACGGGTGTGGCCTGGAAGGGGTGATCACCGAGCGAAAATCGGTATTGTCCGGGATCGTCAATGGCATTGATGCGGATCTGTGGGACCCGATGACCGACCACTATCTGCCGGCGCCGTACACTTCCTCCGACCTGACCGGAAAGCTTCGTTGTAAGCAGGCGCTTCAGCGCGAACTCGGGCTTCGCGTGCTCAAGGGTCCGCTTTTGGCCGTGATCGCGAGACTGACCAGTCAGAAAGGCATTGATCTGGTTATCGATATTGTGCCGGAACTGATGGCGCTCAACGTTCAGATCGTGATTCTCGGGACGGGTGATCCACTCTATGAACGACAGGTGCGTGAACTGGGGGAGCGGTATCCTGGTCGAGTGACCGTGCGCAATGTGTTTGATGAAGGATTAGCTCATCGCATTGAAGGCGGCGCCGACATGTTTCTCATGCCGTCTCGTTATGAGCCATGCGGCCTGAGTCAGCTCTACAGTCTACGTTATGGAACCGTGCCCATCGTGAGAAAGACCGGTGGCTTGGCCGATACGGTGGTGGGCTACACGCCGACCAGCTTACAAGAGTCGCGAGCGACTGGGTTCACGTTTACAGATACCAACTCGACGTCCCTATTGACGGCTGTTCTGCTGGCGCTCTCTGTCTACCGGAAAAAGGCAGACTGGCAGCGTCTCATCAAAGCGGGGATGGAGCAGGATCTGTCATGGACCCGCTCTGCGTCGATCTATATCCAGCTGTTTCAGGAACTGGTTTCGGGCGAGAGGACGGGCACGTAGGATGAAAATTCGGCAGACAACGGCCTAATGAAGTGCCGCCTGCAGGGTAAGTGCGAGATGCGAGAGCCGCTCCCTTGCTTGTGCTGTGTAGTAGGAGTAGTCGGGGCCCGCATGGCTGTTCAACACCTCGCGAAATTGGTCCATTGCCAGATCTGATTCTCCAGCGGACAGTGCCAAGTCTCCCGCATGCAGGCTGCATGACGCCGCCATAGCCTGAATATCAACCGCCAGGCGCGAAGCAGGTTGGCTGACCATAGACTTCAATTTCGTCGGCAGCAAATTGTCGAGCGGTGAATGGGGAAGTTGAGCCATGCTCACGTCGTGCAACTTGCTCGCATCCAGAAGTGCGGTCTGAGTTTCGTCGGTCGAGAGGCAATGTGTATAGGTGCTCCAGACGTCCATGAACCGAACGTTGTCGTAGCGAACGGGGGTTGTCATCGGGCTGGACTGGCACCCGACGGTCGTGAGCGCGAGGACCAGGATCCCGACTAGACTGGTAATCCCCTTCCGCATCTGATTGAGTCCTTTCCGGAGTGTGGAATCGAGAGCCCCTGTTCTTCCTACAAGTTGAGCAAATGTCGGACCAGGAGTGCAGTTTTATAAGGCATTGAAAGATTGAGTGATACCTGCGAGTTTTGTGCGGGGCCTGTCTCAATAATATTCCACTGTGTGGAATAGAACACGAAAGCTGAGCGGCGACTTCATCCCAATGGCACCGAGCGAGACGCTCCTGGTGGAAACACGCCGAAGACTGGGGAAGTGACCTGGACCAGGAAAGTGCTGAAATGGGGAGCCTTGCCATCTAGTGTCCTGTCTCTGAAGTTCGCTGACAAAATCGGGCCATGCTGGCCAGGATGTCGTCGGCGGTCTTGGTCCATGTGAAGGGTTTGGGGTGTGTATTGGTGACTGTGATGTAGTGCCGGATGGCAGCCTTGAGGGCTCGGACACTAGGGTGCACGCCCCGGCGCAGTTGGCGTTCGGTGAGCAGCGCAAACCAGCGCTCGACCAGATTGATCCAGGAGGCGCTGGTAGGCGTGAAGTGCAGATGGAAGCGCGGCCGCTTCAGCAACCATCGGCGGATCAAGGCCGTTTTATGCGTCCCATAGTTGTCGAGGATCAGATGCACGTCCAACTGCGCGGGGACATTCGCTTCAATCGTGTCGAGGAACTGTCGGAACTCCTGCGCCCGATGCCGTTGATGGAGTTGCCCAATGACGCGGCCGGTTTTGACTTCCAAGGCGGCGAAGAGCGAGGTCGTGCCATGGCGGTGGTAATCATGCGTCCGACGCTCGACCTGTCCCGGGCGCATCGGCAGCAGGGGGCGCGTACGGTCCAGGGCTTGAATCTGGGCGTTCTCATCCACGCACAAGACCAGCGCTTTGTCTGGGGGCTGCAGATAGAGTCCCACAATATCGCGCACCTTCTCGACAAACAGGGGATCGGCCGACAGTTTGAACGTCTCCGTACGATGCGGCTGCAGGCCGAAGGCCCGCCAGATGCGCTGCACCGTACTGCGGCTCACCCCGCTCGTTTGCGCCATGGCGCGGGTACTCCAGTGCGTCGCGTGGGTGGGCCTCATCTCCAGGGTCTGGGTGACAATCCGTTCCACGGCCGCATCCGTCACCGTGCGTGGTGCGCCGGGGCGGGGCTCATCCAGCAGCCCATCGAGGCGGTGGGTCATAAAGCGCTGCCGCCATTTGCAGACCGTTTGCGGCGCCACACGGACGGCACGGGCGACGGCGAGATTCGTCTGCCCATCGGCACAGGTCAGAATAATCCGGGCCCGTTGCGCCAATGCCTGAGCGGTTTTCTGGCGGCGCGTCCACTGCTGCAAGGTCTCTCGTTCGGTCGTCGTCAAGGTCAGCGGAGCTGTCGGTCGTCC encodes:
- a CDS encoding IS630 family transposase, with the protein product MRTGRPTAPLTLTTTERETLQQWTRRQKTAQALAQRARIILTCADGQTNLAVARAVRVAPQTVCKWRQRFMTHRLDGLLDEPRPGAPRTVTDAAVERIVTQTLEMRPTHATHWSTRAMAQTSGVSRSTVQRIWRAFGLQPHRTETFKLSADPLFVEKVRDIVGLYLQPPDKALVLCVDENAQIQALDRTRPLLPMRPGQVERRTHDYHRHGTTSLFAALEVKTGRVIGQLHQRHRAQEFRQFLDTIEANVPAQLDVHLILDNYGTHKTALIRRWLLKRPRFHLHFTPTSASWINLVERWFALLTERQLRRGVHPSVRALKAAIRHYITVTNTHPKPFTWTKTADDILASMARFCQRTSETGH
- the glgA gene encoding glycogen synthase GlgA; translation: MVASEVVPLAKTGGLADVVGALAVACASLGHDVAVVLPAYRQVDALGYEMADLCTLSIAIGDGMLDPRIQEVFIPALRVSGPGRLRIFLVRHDPFFSRPGLYQEAGRDYPDNLERFVLFCRSVMELLLHLHRTEQWQTDVLHLHDWQAALCAVYLRNLYHEQPSLSRTRSVLTIHNLGYQGLFPAEQFPVTGLLGSLFTPAALEFYGRVNVLKGGLVFADRLTTVSPTYSQEIQTAEYGCGLEGVITERKSVLSGIVNGIDADLWDPMTDHYLPAPYTSSDLTGKLRCKQALQRELGLRVLKGPLLAVIARLTSQKGIDLVIDIVPELMALNVQIVILGTGDPLYERQVRELGERYPGRVTVRNVFDEGLAHRIEGGADMFLMPSRYEPCGLSQLYSLRYGTVPIVRKTGGLADTVVGYTPTSLQESRATGFTFTDTNSTSLLTAVLLALSVYRKKADWQRLIKAGMEQDLSWTRSASIYIQLFQELVSGERTGT